GGTTGCCGTCGCTGTCAGTCACCGTCCCGTCGACCGTGTAGGTCTGCGGGGTCAGGGTGACGTCGACCGTTTCGGACGTGCCAGATCCAGTCGAGAAGGACTTGCTGGCGTCCGTGTAGCCGGTCGCGGACACCTGCAGGGTGTAGTCCGTCGAGTCCGAGAGACCGGTCAGACTGTACGTACCGTCCGAACCGGTCGTTGCGGACGCGACGACCGTTCCGTTGCTATTCACGGCCTCCACAGTCGCGTCAGCGACCGCGTTACCGTTGGAGTCGGTTACTGTACCTGTAGCGTCACTCGTCGCGGCGGCGATACCAGTGATACCGCCGACGCCGAGCATCAGAACCATCATCAGAGCGGCGAACGACTTGATGTGCTTTCCGAACTGCACGCGAGAGGCTAACCAGTCAAATCAGATAAGTGATACTCGCTAGAGGGGTGGCCGCGCGCGACTATTCCCGGGCGCGCAAGACCATCCAGACGACGCCGGTGACCAGCGCGCCAACCACGATCCCGCTCGACAGCCCGCTGACCTCGCTGATGGTCTCGGCGACACCGAAGATGGGCGT
Above is a genomic segment from Halomicrobium sp. LC1Hm containing:
- a CDS encoding carboxypeptidase-like regulatory domain-containing protein — translated: MQFGKHIKSFAALMMVLMLGVGGITGIAAATSDATGTVTDSNGNAVADATVEAVNSNGTVVASATTGSDGTYSLTGLSDSTDYTLQVSATGYTDASKSFSTGSGTSETVDVTLTPQTYTVDGTVTDSDGNPVENITVTVTDSDGVEIGTATTDSQGQYSIAGVPHGVNYTVEASADGLDTSSKTVDVTSASTVDFSLSLSDGGGGVVGIGGSGGSTSTVLVVGGVAVGAYLLLRD